CCGGCCTCTAAGCCCTCCGCCCGCCGCGATCACCTGATCCGGCGGGCTTTTCTTTGGCCGCTCGGCGTGGCCTTGCGTGTTCTGCATCCCCTGCCATGAGGCTGACGCCGCCCATCCCGGGCGGCCCTCTTTCACAAGGAGATCAAGATGAGTTCCACCTACGTGGTCGGAAAGGCGGCCGCGGCCTGCGTCGACGAGAAGGGCACCGTGTTCTTCCTGCTGTCGGAGCAGAGCTACGAGTCGAACGTGCACCCGCGCACCCCGCGCTGGTGCACCACGTTCTTCGGCACCTACGAGGCCTGTATCGCGCGCATGATCCGCTCTGCCGGCGCCATCGAGGGCGGCAGCCTGCGGGGTGACGCCCGCACGCCATCGGCCTGGATCAAGCACTGGCGCGAGCACCTGGCGAACCCCGTTCGCCTGGAAAAGGGCCTGGTCGAAGGCGAGTTCGGGCCCGGCCTGTACAAGCTGCCGGAGGCTCACCGCGACGCGGTGAACGCTCTGCTCGCTTCGTATGGCTTCCCGGCCGCCGAGGGCCCGAAGTTGACCATCGACATGAACGCCGACGGCGCCCTGCGCCTGCTGGCTGACCTGACCGATGGTCGATTCGAGGGCTTCTACGCTTGGCGCTTCTTCAGCAACGCGGTGTACCGCAGCATCCCGTTCCCGGAGATCGGCACGCCGATTCCGGCGCCGGCGAAGGTTTCGCTGGACGTGCAGGTCTACACCCTCCCGGGGGCTTCGACCTGTGGCACCGAGCAGGAGCATGTGATCGTCGGTCGCGACGGCGCGCGCCTCACGGGCTGGGAATACAGCACGGTGGGCAGCTTCGTGTCGAACGAGGTAATCGAGCTCGAGATGGCGACGCCCGGCTCCGCGGAGCCTGCGCTGCGCGAGTTCCGCAAGGTGCTCAAGAGCAAGACGGTGCTGCCGGCTTCGACGCGCGTCACGCTCGTGCGCCCTCCAGAAGAAGAGCGGTACCACCGCGGCAAGTTCGACGAGCTGTGCACGGCGCTGGGCCTTCCTGCGCTGGGCAACGTCGACGTCAAGCTGGGCGACCTGAACGACAGCCAGCTGTACGGTCTTCGTCACCTTGGCAATGAGTACGTCCGGTTCCATGTGGACCAGGCTGCGAACTCCCAGAACGAAACCGAGCAGCTCGACCTGGCGTGACGGGACTGGCCATGAGCTTGCAACCCAACGTGCCCGAGAAGGTGCTGCAACTGCTGCGTGCCGGCGGCTGGACCGAAAAGGCTGGACGCGACGACTTCGTCGCCAAGCACTTCGAGACGGCAGTCGGCGTCAAGGCGGCTTCCGCCTGGTGCTGGCCCGGCGACGACGGCAGGCACTGGATCGGCGGCAGCTACTACAGCGAAGGACGCGATGTCCTGGCGAGCTGCGGCGTCTGCATCTTCGCGAACGCAGACGATGCCAGCATCGCTGCCGCTGCCGAACGCTTCCTGGGCCTGGCCCAGCGTGAAGTCGAAGGCACCTACGCCATGCGGCTGATGCGCCCCAGCGCTTCCTGACCGCCCAACCCCTCCGCCCGCCGCGTTCCTCTTGGACCGGCGGGCTTTTCTTTGCGCCGGCGCGGCCTCGCCCTAGCAGCCGCTGTTCGTCATCTCCCCGTATCCGGTCATTCCGACCACAACCTTTGCGGACCCCACGTGCCCGCAAGGCGCGGTCGGGTTCGCTCCATCAGGAGCTTTGAATGGATACCAAGACGATTGAGTTGTTCCGCATGGACGAAGTCATGCCCTCGATCGAGGAGCGTGTCGAGTCCGCGACCAAGGCCATCAAGGCCATCTTCCTCGAAGGCCGGCCCGCCGTCTGCGCGTTCTCGGGCGGCAAGGATTCGTCCGTCGTGGCGGCCCTGCTGCTGAACACCGCAGCCGAGTTCGCTGCCGAGGGAGGCAAGCCGTTCGTTATCTTCACTACGGGCGACACGCTCGTGGAGAACCCCGAGATCGTGGAGCACTACCGGGCCGAGCTGGCCAAGGTGCGGCAGTTCTGCAAGGAGCGCGGCATCAGGGTGCACACCAAGATCGTCTCGCCGACGTTCGCATCCTCGTTCCAGTTGAGCATCCTCAGCGGGCGCGCGCTGCCGAGCTGGGCGGGCACCAAGGGTGACTGCACCGTGAGCTACAAGATCGTGCCCCAGCGTTCGTATCGCCGGAAGCTGTTCCGACAGCTGAAGGACCAGAACCTCCCGGAAGCGGTGACGCTGCTGGGAACCAGGTTCGACGAGAGCGAGCGGCGTGCGATGCACATGAAGGCGCGCGGCGATCGCGCTGACGTGCCGGTGCGCAACAAGGACGACGAACTCGTTCTTTGCCCGGTGGCCATGTGGTCGAGCGAAGACATCTGGGAGTACGTGGGTATGGTCACCTCTGGTGTCTGGACCGCGTTCACCGACTTCGAGGAGACGATGCGCATCTACTCTCACGCCGCAGGCACGTCCTGCGCAGTGGTGGCGGATGCGATCCACGAGGGCGCGAAGGCCAAGAAGGGCGGCTGCGGCGCGCGTCATGGGTGCTATGTATGCCTCCAGGCAGAAGACAAGAGCCTGGAAGCGATGCTCGAGCACGACGAACGCTATGAGTACGCGCGAGGCCTCAATCGGCTGAACAAGTTTCTCAGGGCGATCAGGTACGACTGGAGCCGCAGGCACTGGGTGGGTCGCACGATCCGCGCGGGGTTCATCGCGGTGCAGCCGGACACGTTCCACCCGTCGACGATCCGAGAGCTGACGC
This portion of the Methylibium petroleiphilum PM1 genome encodes:
- a CDS encoding phosphoadenosine phosphosulfate reductase domain-containing protein, encoding MDTKTIELFRMDEVMPSIEERVESATKAIKAIFLEGRPAVCAFSGGKDSSVVAALLLNTAAEFAAEGGKPFVIFTTGDTLVENPEIVEHYRAELAKVRQFCKERGIRVHTKIVSPTFASSFQLSILSGRALPSWAGTKGDCTVSYKIVPQRSYRRKLFRQLKDQNLPEAVTLLGTRFDESERRAMHMKARGDRADVPVRNKDDELVLCPVAMWSSEDIWEYVGMVTSGVWTAFTDFEETMRIYSHAAGTSCAVVADAIHEGAKAKKGGCGARHGCYVCLQAEDKSLEAMLEHDERYEYARGLNRLNKFLRAIRYDWSRRHWVGRTIRAGFIAVQPDTFHPSTIRELTRYMMQLDYDETVRARRAGERPKFRILPDDMLLALDAIQSLNGVAKPYQVWADKRDIWERGVRYEIPEIETAPKTDVPDARFLYVGEDWDETANYLGLTGLRDAYMEALTEGSGCAPDLKVLPSGETAWDLETGQSLDVDIESMSLMLEFEMDRMLEKFDNGFFPGGITEAYKWYVSYGVLTVSHSQQSEHDEVCRRTAYKDRLGLTLEYDIEDLLAKTISFSQLPPNARKAWAHKATTDSSQTDFLSTLDETVEDMLEAA